ACATTCCAACCATGTCAATGATAAAACGTTGCAGTAGCTCCAATTACCTGTGCACAACGCCCTAAAATTTTCTCTCAGTGAGGTTTAAGTAATCaggcatttaaaaaataattattccaaaaatttcaacaaacgtAATTAATTTGGTGATTAGCAATAGCATGCACTGATACAAACAAAAATACGCGATCGTGATTTATACTGcaaaatttgatcaaaataAGATGATTATTAATCCAGCTGGTTTCTCCACACAAAAGTATAAACTTGTACGGCAATTACTACAATCTCAATCAAAATTCCACTGTTTAACACACAGTGCTTTGGAACTgtgtaaataatttaaaatcagaaaaagtctcaatttttttttgaactcgCAAAATTTAAGCAAAATGCAATTCCTAAAAAAGATTTTGGAGAATAGAAAGGCCAATTCCACCCGATATAAATTACGATAATTACAAAATAATTGAAATGCAGACAATTTGATCGAAATTTGCAGAGcagaaaaccctaaaaacaacagaaagaaaaacccaaaataaaatgacgaacaataatcaataatcacataaccaaaattaataaaaatgaaaaagccAATATGAATGCAATACCGAAATAAATAATCGGTGAGGGGGAAGAAATTGATTCCATGTTGGAGCTTTTTCGTTCCAATCCAAATCGAGCAGGAGGGAAGAAGTTCAGAGGAAACATCGAACCTTGAGAACTTGATCTTCTGGGTAGCGAATCGAGGAGCGGAAGCGGGCTCTAGGGAAGTGAATTCAAACATTGGACCAGATATTGTCAGGGACCAAATGAAGGCCCAGTGAGTCGGCCCAGCCTAACATAAAGCGTGCCGATATTCTTCCTGCGTGAGTTTTGCCCTTGGGAGCATTTCGCTCATCAGTGCATCATGGCCTCGTTCCCTCAGCCCGAAGACGACTAGGTCCCGACCACCGGCTCAACTCGCCCGTTCGACGACGACGGTTGGCTACGACCCCAGACCCTCCTCCCAGTGATTCGACTCCTTTGTCGACTCCGAGTCGCTCAGGGTCTCCGCCACGTATTCCCCAATCCTCCACGGCTCCGCCGTAGACGACGCTTTCGCCACTCACCCGGCGTCGGAGGCCTTCTCTCCTCCGTCGATCTACGCCGAATCAAACGGCCAGGGCTTTGATGGAGGTTTTGGCGTGTCCGACGATCCGACTTTGCCGCCTCCGTCGGAGATGCTGCCTGAGGAGGGCTTGGCTCTCAGAGAATGGAGGAGGTAGGGTATagcaattaaattttgattctttTGTGCAATTTTGTTGAAagttgttggttttgggttggttTGATATTTCTGGTGCTGAGAAACTGAGTGGAAGTTGTGGTTTTGAAGAATTTGTTATCAAATTGTTAAATTGATTGtttatctaaaaataaaaaacttgttAATTGCTGCAATTGGTTTCTTGTCAGCTAACCCCGTATTTAACATAATTCAGCTACGCCATTGTTCATGTCCATTCGCTCTCTCGGCATTACTGCAGAATAAGCAACTACTATTCTTGCAACGCAAATCAAGCATGCCTCAACTCTTTGTCCTTCATCATCTGGGGCACGATATCCCGCATTGTATGTGGCTTTAGTGCTAGTGTTACTTTCTTCTCTTTGAAGAAGCAGTGGACGACATACTTCCTCCACACATTTGGGCAAAGCCATCATGATAAAGTTGTGTAGGTTCATACCATCTTTAAACATGTCATCTGTCAGCCACTTGCCAGTCAGCATCTCAAATAGCAGAATTCCATAGCTGTAGACATCACCATAAGCTCACATCTCACTTCCCGTTCCATACTCTATAATTTATTTGCGCAAAAAAGAAAAGCCATGTTCTTTAAGTGTAActtcaaaaaattaatgaaatcttTTATTCCGTTCGAAGAGCTTTCAGGTGAAGGAAGTATGGAAGAAGCATCTGACAAATAACATGCTAAACCGAAATCACCAAAACAGGTAGTCAGGCCATCGTCCAAGAGAATGTTAATCGGTTATTGGCCTGTGAGAGCGATTGTGCAAATAATCCCGAGCAGACCCTAGGTCAATGGCAATGTTTACTCTCTGAATAAGATCTGAATGCTTCTGCAGATTGGTTGACATGTTTACTCTTTGAATTGACCGATTCAGCCATTCTTCTAGGCTCCCTTTCACCTTGAACCAGTTAACCAAAGCCTTGAACTCGTTTCCGTGAAAATCGATGCTTGAACAAGCAGTCGGTAGTTTCCTATGCTGATTGAGAATTGTCTTGTTGAGATCTCCATAAGACAATTTCAAGAGCGAAACCCCTAGATCCTCAAGTTGACTTAAGTTCTCTTGCTTTTCTTGATCGGCAAAGAAGCACAAGTTACAACACTACGATCAATCCAACAACCCCACAAGCAATTGAGAGAATATTTTCAGCCTAAGAAGTAGTACTTTCTTAGATAAAGCATAAGGGCAATCTTAAATTAGGTGTACCGCCATATAGCCGTGTGTTTCCCATgttagaaattaaatttgtgtttTCTAAAATTCCTTGCATTGCTACTGCACCTTCAAAATTGTAATGAGAGGTTCAAATTCTGCAACTTGAAACGCTCCAAATAGTTGGGAATTCTGCCGGAAAGGTTGCTACGAGAAAGATCGAAATATTCAACCCCTCTCAAAGAACTCAAGGATTAAGGAATTGTCCCATCCGATAAGTTACCTCTCAGAGACAGTCCTCAAACTCATGCAACTCCCAAATAGTTTTGGAAACTCGTGCAATTCCTGAATCTTTAAACCTCCAAAACATTTCTGGAAATTGGTTTCCATTGTAATTTGTAAGCAGTATTTACTATGTTTGGAAATAAAGGGTGATCCGAGCCTGGAGGAAGAGTTCCGTGACAGAAAAGTATTATATTGAAGAGAGGTTGTATATGGAAGGAAATAATAAACTTTTCAACTgtctgtttgggcccaaaataatagtttgggccgagtgtagaaccattctcggcccggaaggccttgcgacaagaagaccatggatcgttcagcttATGGGCTTCCAAACCTAGGCCGGTTAGGTCAAAATGCAATGACAAGCCGAGTCCTGATACAATAGGGATTCTCGGCAGGATTAACAGCCTAGAAGCGGATAGGGCTCgaataaggactaggttcacaatcctaatGAAAAcaggactggtcgaggtgatattgatccggagagggaaaaCCTAGTCCGAATAGGATTCTATCTCAGATTCGGggtccagtgctataaatagcgGAAGCTGTGCATCAGGAAACGCCCGAcaaaatcaacacaaaattgccctgcgcaaactctcacaacttgagatctttttcttttcctttttcgctgacacatcttccgttggcatcaacagcactgtggaagcaaccggtgatatcttaagtcggcatagatagctctgtcaccgtagaattggtcggtctcgcagtatcttccgttggcatcaacagcactgcggcgagaacggtcgattacctatccaagtctcggtcgagaagggttttcgaatccttgttggtcgaggtcatctcattagccttctcggcgaggtgaggtgtcacagttattacattcggcacattgaaagccgaattcggttcgtgaactttgtaagaaatagcagccttgtcttcaggctcgagaacccaagaggccgagacgtgttcctttctcggccgcaatcgcaagacgcagaagtcagtagcgcgacccaacgcaacatcatcaaatttactcctcggccgagcctcggccgacgagttggcacgccccgcaatcaccgaaggacgtagttagcttagaatatactcggcctgcgcgccacgtaggcttggtagattttagggtcaacattttggcacgcccagtgggacccagtgctaaaactacgaagttcatgccaattgaaacgcgatcggtaaaaaagaaaacagctatgggaaaatcaacagccGATTTACCGATTCAGAACGTAGGAcaaagtgtgccacaggcgcagaatccccttagcgccgggacacctgagtccacaagtGCGACTCAccgagaaagggaagttaatctcggcggtcaacaccgcagtctagaaatccctaacaggaacacttgtgttctcaatgaagggatagtggAGGATTGCGACGAGGATGGCggtgaaggatctgacccaccaacaaggtcgtttcttcgaaagcgactcgacgagcagtctcggtcagttGAGCAGACGTTTAGCCGAGGTATTGACAAGCTACATGACGTGATACTCAATTCCACTGAGCAGCAAACCAGActgctcgaaatgctggttagtaaaTTCAGTGACGGCAGGCCTTTCGATCCTTTCCAGCGCttgccaccaagaaataatCCGTTACCAATGGTACAGGCCGAGCCAATTCCtgctcggcccaaaccaattgACTTGGAAAAGGTCGGAGGGTCAAATAGTAGGTCGGACGGAATCGACCAGAGggtcgaagcaacacctgttgatatgaccgaggttcagcggatgatcgactcggccatgaagaaagggccgaagtttcctaagtttatCCATCCGTACCCGGCCTACATAGAAACGTTCGGATATCCGAAAGGTTTCAAGATTccggattttagcctttttgccggtgaatcgtccttgtcttcgttggagcacgtggctcgtttcaccgcgcaatgcggcgatgttcatagtgatttccataaattacggctgttcaacttctcgttgaccggctcggcatttgcttggtatatcaatctccctcctaattccatccaaaactgggaggagttggtcgagaaattccacgagcagttttatcgacCAGGGTTGGAGGTGTCGGTTTCttcattagcaaggatggctcaggcatcAGATGAGTccccaatggattatcttaccaggttcaaatcagccaggaattggtgccgagtacccttGCCCGAAGTCGAGTTCGTCcggcttgctttgaacggcctcgacgtcgaatacaaaaagaaattcttgggggcaaatgttcgggatatgtatgaattagcccaacatgtcgaacagtatgattatttgctccgcgaggaaaagatttcgaaaACTCCGTCtcgggggacgatttacaagaatcctacCGTCAGTTATGcgtcaaccgaggatgaatgcgttagtgtggatgcggctgagatagtaatagataagccatacgtttgcaaggcctTGACTCAAGTTGACTCCAGGGAAGTCAAAAgccgctcggccactgaaggaacatTGAAACCGTTAAAAgtgtatacttttgatattacaaaggctgacgcaatttttgatcaactgTTGTCAGCaaggatcatcaaacttcggcctggtcacaacattcccaaggccgaagagcttaaaggaaaggtgtattgcaaataccataattcaagtaaacatacgacaaacaattgtgtcgtatttcgagacaacgtccagagctggattgataatggaaaactgaaatttccagagaagaagatgagtattgATGCTGATCCTTTCCCCACAGCAACCGTGAATATGGTCGATGCATACCTacctaaggacaaaggaaaagggaaggccgAAGTTGTTGCGACGCAAGACTTTCGCActcagaattctcggccacgtttcatggccgattttcgttcgAACAAACCACCTACAGCTTTAACAGGACCCGCTATTGTTAAACCTATGAAGGATTATAGCACCGATGAAGATAGTGGGACGGCGGTTTTTTGCAGTAAATGTAGAGCGAAGGTCGGCAGTGAGCCAGAGGAGAAACCATCTTCGCCTATCACAAAACGACCTACGGCCGCAATTCAGCAAAAAGCAGCCGGCATCGGCCGACAccaaggggtttttgataggctcggccCAAAAGTGAAGATGGAAGAGACATCCTCAgtcaggcggcgcctcgattttggCGCTTCATTTTATGACGAGGACTATTATACACGTAATTCTGGTAGTTCGGAATCGTCGCGGAgtcaaaaaaccttcaaacctcccgagcctaaagatcaacgttggtacacatatcattcttcgaaaggcgtctacaccgcgttgtccaaatcccagaaacgccggcaccagaggatagattgcatggcccgtcggcaggcagcccaagaaacttcggcccctaaatggcggccgaaggacacaGTTGCTACTGGTGATGAACGACCATCTCCAgctattatgacagagttgggtCAGGGGAAACGGTTGGTCGACCGAGATATCGAGACCACGTTCGAAGAAGCcaataaacggatcaaacttcttcttcgcccaggggagatgaaggcacgcctcgagcatttcaggcaagaggccgagAGCAAATTAGCCCAGCCAGCTATACAAGAACCGTTGattaaaattcgacggaatttgcatccacCATTCCTTGGGGAGGCTTTAGAATATATGCGCGAattccataagaaacattcggccaacgatctgtatggtttgccgaaagcatgccaggacaccattgatctagTCCTGACTTGTCCGGACGCCGAGCGCATCATCCAGAAAACCCAGGATTGAaggcaaggttccagcacatacgagaagcccgtgtccttggatttgaagtcgacccatacactgatatcgttgcagccgaccttcctttctcaatggaggatcttcagtatttacgatatcacttcgaagtattttcggcggtttctctcttcggcctcaCGACCGATGAAGTAGCACGTGTTGCacgtctggatgcttatctcgatACCAGAGATGCCCGGCTATACTACCAAGAGCAGGTG
This region of Malus domestica chromosome 07, GDT2T_hap1 genomic DNA includes:
- the LOC114823515 gene encoding uncharacterized protein isoform X1, which translates into the protein MFEFTSLEPASAPRFATQKIKFSRFDVSSELLPSCSIWIGTKKLQHGINFFPLTDYLFRTLLLQLSLAVELHLPPSRLFELQSGAFVLLSQNPAQVLRCENTEPAKLRREDA